AAGCAGTCTCGATACAGCCTGAATCGGGACAAGAAAATACCCGAGGTATAAGAAGCAGTCCCGATAGTACCTGAATCGGGACAAGAAAAGAGCTGAGGAGAGGTAAGCAGTCTCGATACAGCCTGAAACGGGACAAGAAAAGAGCTGAGGAGAGATAAGCCAGTCCCGATAGAGCCTGAATTGAGACAGGAAAAGAGCTGAGGAGCGAGAAGCAGTCTTGATACAGCCTGAATCGAGACAGGACAAGGGCCGAGGAGTGAGAAACTGTCTCGATAGTACCTGAATCGGGACAAGAAAAGAGCTGAGGAGAGGTAAGCAGTCTCGATACAGCCTGAATCGGGACAAGAAAAGAGCTGAGGAGCGAGAAGCAGTCTCGATACAGCCTGAATCGGGACAAGAAAATACCCGAGGAGAGGTAAGCAGTCTCGATACAGCCTGAATCGGGACAAGAAAATACCCGAGGTATAAGAAGCAGTCCCGATACAGCCTGAATTGAGACAAGAAAAGAGCTGAGGAGCGAGAAGCAGTCTCGATACAGCCTGAATCGAGACAAGAAAAGTATTGAAGAGCAGGTGCCTGTCTTGATACTAAGGAACTTACATAATCAACCCTATAACATTACCAAAGAACGAGGGACTAAGATGAAATCCAATCTTTTACAAGAGCTCATCCAACTTAATGATGAAGAAAAACTGATTCTTCAGCAAAAACACGAAGTTCAAAAGGAGCTCTACACGAGCCAAGAAAGCTTTGTGGTTGAAGGTGAAAAATTTCTAAACAATAATACGATGATTATGGTTAGGAAGCATACGAGATTTGTACATTTTCCGAAGCATAAGCACAATTATATTGAAGTGAATTATGTTTTTAACGGTTCACTGAATCAAACGGTTGGGAACGAAAGGTTAGAGCTTAGAAAAGGTGATATTCTTTTTCTCAACCAGCATATTGAGCATGAACTCGAAGCTTGTGGAGAAGAAGATATTATAATTAATTTTATTATTAAGCCTGAATTTTTCTCGTTTGTTTTTTCTTATTTAACGACTGAGAATTTAATAACGAATTTTTTAATTAATAGTTTATTCGATCACACGCAAAACGGACAATATCTTTATTTTGCTGTATCGGAAATAGAGAGTATCCAGGAGTTGATAGGAAAAATTATAGTCGAAATTATGAATCCTTCGATGATGTCAGAGTCAACGATAAAATTGTATATGGGCTTATTAATGGTTGAGCTTATTAAAAACTCTGATAAAGTTAAATATAAAGATGATACTCATCGACATCACATTATTGTTGAGTCTTTAAAATATATTGAAGAACAATACCAAGATGCGTCTTTATATGAGTTATCAAAAAAACTTCAGCAGCCTCATTACACGTTAAGTAAAGAAATAAAAAAAGCTACTAGTTATACGTTTAAGGAGCTTGTACAAGAAAAAAGATTAAGCGTGGCAAAGGATTTATTGGAAAATACAACACTAGCAATTACCTCGATTATTGAAGAGGTTGGATATGAAAATATTAGTTATTTTTATCGAGTGTTCAAAAGCAAATACGGATATACACCAAAGAAGTTTCGCGAACAACTAACAAAAGGCTAGCTATATCACTACTTGGAACTAGTAGGAGATATAGCTTTTTTATTTTTTATGACTTTGGCAAATAAGGACAATAAAATAGTTTAATCACGATATAGGAAACCATAATAAACTAGTTTATTATGTAATAAAGCAAGCGTTTTCAACGAAGAGGTGAAGAAAATGACAAAATATAGCTTAGCAGTAGATATTGGTGCTTCAAGCGGAAGGTTAATTCTTGGCCATATTGAAGATGGCAAATTACAACTAAATGAAATACACCGATTTGAAAACAATATCGTGAAAAAGAATGAACACTTTTGTTGGGATATTGAAACCTTATTTTCTGAAATCAAAATAGGAATTAAAAAGTGTAATGACCTTAATATAAAGCCAGATAGTATTGGTATTGATACATGGGCGGTTGACTTTGTTCTATTAGATGAACATAACAATTTATTAACAGATGCCGTAGCTTATCGCGATCCTCGTACAGATGGCATGATGGAGGAAGTATTTACGATCATTCCAAAAGAAAAGCTATACTTTGAGACTGGTATTCAATTTCAAAAGTTTAATACAATTTATCAATTATTTGCATTAAAACAAAAATCACCTGATGTGCTGAAAAAGGCAAAATCATTTTTAATGATCCCTGAGTATCTTAACTTTTTACTAACTGGTAAAAAGGCTAACGAGTATACAAATGCTACTTCTACACAATTAGTAAATGCATTTACAAAGCAATGGGATCATGAATTGCTTGATAAATTAGGTATTAATACAGAAATGTTTCATGAAATACTGCCTCCTAAAACAGTATTAGGAACATTAACAGAAGAGCTTGTTTCTGAATTTGGTTTTGATATGAAAGTAGTTTTACCTGCAACACATGATACTGGTTCTGCTGTCATCTCAGTTCCTGAACTAGAGGATACGATTTATTTAAGCTCTGGGACATGGTCGTTAATTGGAGTGGAAAATCGTTTTCCAATTTGTGTTCCAAAGGCACTTCAATATAATTTTACAAACGAAGGTGGCATCGATTATCGCTATCGTTTCTTGAAAAATATTATGGGACTTTGGATGATTCAAGAAGTAAAACGTAATTATCATGATGAAATTTCTTTTGCTGAATTTGTAGAGTTGGCACAACAAGAAGGAGATTTTCAATCTATCGTAAATGTGGATGATGATCGTTTCTTAAAACCTGAAAACATGGTAAGTGAAATTCAAAAATATTGTAAAGAAACAAACCAACAAGTCCCTCAAACACCAGGACAGATTGCAAAATGTGTATATGATAGTTTAGCAGATAGCTATAAACGTGCGATCAGTGAAATAGAAGAAATATTTGAGAAAAGCTTTCCAAGAGTGAATGTAATTGGTGGCGGTTGTCAAAACGAAATGCTTAATCAATTACTTGCAAATGTAACAAATAAAGAGGTGTGTGCAGGTCCGGTGGAAGCAACTGCCATTGGAAACATTGTGGCACAGCTTATGGCATTAGATGAAGTAGAAGAAATTCATCAAGCGAGAGCATTAATCAAAGATTCATTCGAAGTAAAATCATATAAACAACAATACGTGAAAGGATGATTAATATGATGGTTAAAGAAAGCTATGAATTAGCAAAGAAAGAATATGAAAAATGGGGAATTAATGTTGATGAAGTGCTTCAACAACTACAACAAGTACCAATCTCAATTCATTGCTGGCAGGGCGATGATGTTGGTGGATTTGAAGTAAACAAAGGTGAATTATCTGGAGGAATTGACGTAACAGGAAATTACCCTGGAAAAGCTAGAACACCTGAAGAACTAAGAAGTGACTTAGAAAAAGCTCTATCATTAATTCCTGGAAAACACCGTGTAAATCTTCATGCCATTTATGCTGAAACAAACGGAGAAGTAGTAGAGCGTGACAGATTAGAGCCTAAACACTTTGAAAACTGGGTGAACTGGGCAAAAGAACATGGAAATTTAGGACTTGATTTTAATCCAACGTTATTTTCACATGAAAAATCTGCAGATGGCCTAACATTATCACATCCAGACCCGGAAATCCGTGAATTTTGGATTAATCACTGCATCGCAAGTCGTAAAATTGCTGAATACTTTGGGAAAGAATTAGGCACACCAGCTTTGACGAATGTTTGGATCCCAGATGGTTATAAAGATGTACCAAGTGACCGTTTAACACCAAGAGTTCGCCTAAAAGAATCACTAGATAAAATTTTTCAAGTAGAAATTGATGAGCAATACAATATTGATGCTGTAGAAAGCAAATTATTTGGAATTGGTTCAGAAGCATATGTTGTTGGCTCACACGAATTTTACATGGGTTATGCATTAAAAAATAACAAGCTATGCTTATTAGATACTGGACACTATCATCCAACTGAAATGGTATCGAACAAGATTTCTTCAATGCTTCTATACAGCGATAAACTAGCTT
This Metabacillus endolithicus DNA region includes the following protein-coding sequences:
- a CDS encoding AraC family transcriptional regulator: MKSNLLQELIQLNDEEKLILQQKHEVQKELYTSQESFVVEGEKFLNNNTMIMVRKHTRFVHFPKHKHNYIEVNYVFNGSLNQTVGNERLELRKGDILFLNQHIEHELEACGEEDIIINFIIKPEFFSFVFSYLTTENLITNFLINSLFDHTQNGQYLYFAVSEIESIQELIGKIIVEIMNPSMMSESTIKLYMGLLMVELIKNSDKVKYKDDTHRHHIIVESLKYIEEQYQDASLYELSKKLQQPHYTLSKEIKKATSYTFKELVQEKRLSVAKDLLENTTLAITSIIEEVGYENISYFYRVFKSKYGYTPKKFREQLTKG
- the rhaB gene encoding rhamnulokinase; its protein translation is MTKYSLAVDIGASSGRLILGHIEDGKLQLNEIHRFENNIVKKNEHFCWDIETLFSEIKIGIKKCNDLNIKPDSIGIDTWAVDFVLLDEHNNLLTDAVAYRDPRTDGMMEEVFTIIPKEKLYFETGIQFQKFNTIYQLFALKQKSPDVLKKAKSFLMIPEYLNFLLTGKKANEYTNATSTQLVNAFTKQWDHELLDKLGINTEMFHEILPPKTVLGTLTEELVSEFGFDMKVVLPATHDTGSAVISVPELEDTIYLSSGTWSLIGVENRFPICVPKALQYNFTNEGGIDYRYRFLKNIMGLWMIQEVKRNYHDEISFAEFVELAQQEGDFQSIVNVDDDRFLKPENMVSEIQKYCKETNQQVPQTPGQIAKCVYDSLADSYKRAISEIEEIFEKSFPRVNVIGGGCQNEMLNQLLANVTNKEVCAGPVEATAIGNIVAQLMALDEVEEIHQARALIKDSFEVKSYKQQYVKG
- the rhaA gene encoding L-rhamnose isomerase codes for the protein MMVKESYELAKKEYEKWGINVDEVLQQLQQVPISIHCWQGDDVGGFEVNKGELSGGIDVTGNYPGKARTPEELRSDLEKALSLIPGKHRVNLHAIYAETNGEVVERDRLEPKHFENWVNWAKEHGNLGLDFNPTLFSHEKSADGLTLSHPDPEIREFWINHCIASRKIAEYFGKELGTPALTNVWIPDGYKDVPSDRLTPRVRLKESLDKIFQVEIDEQYNIDAVESKLFGIGSEAYVVGSHEFYMGYALKNNKLCLLDTGHYHPTEMVSNKISSMLLYSDKLALHVSRPVRWDSDHVVTLDDELKEISLEIVRNDALDKVMIGLDFFDASINRVAAWTIGTRNMIKSLLYAMLVPNNHLKQLQEEGNFTERLALMEEFKTYPFGAIWDYYCEQMGVPVKETWLEDVKKYEKEVLSQR